The DNA window tgagaaagtggggagatttattgtctggccagactttgaaatatttttgtgttctcgtgataattcttaactacataaaactcgagatcactggtatggatgacataactgtttttatgaaaatgttttcggcatgagcccattgagtacaacaagtactcagccctgcatgtgttttccctatgtgcaggttgagcgggatgttgcggtggatgttgagtcggcttagggaatatggatgcgttgtgtcttcatacacaggcgtcatccttgactctctttgaaaccttaattccgctgctatatatattttgaactaaaattcttttaagctaattgagtctttcttatgaactgaaatccttaaatgctattcttaaatgtttgtcccttggtcacgatcgcctcgtttgtaacacccctagcatgggcggtcgtgacagaaacATCACCATAAcactggaacacatcactataaccatgtttttacttcaccgatgttaacaaaatacatcattaTAGCAAAATATCAAAGATACATctctctaaccctggaacacatcactataaccatgtatttacttcactgatgttaacaaaatacatcactatagcaaaaaattaaagaaacctcactctaaccctgtaatacatcactataaccatgtatTTACTTTactgatgttaataaaatacatcactataacaaaaaattaaagaaacatcactctaaccctggaacacatcactataaccatgtatttacttcactgatgttaataaaatacatcactataacaaaaaatcaaagaaacatcactctaaccatggaacacatcactataaccatgtttttacttcactgatgttaacaaaatacatcactataacaaaatacaTATCTATCTCTCTCTACCTACATCTGTTTTGCACCAAAAAGAATTCGATCGATCGAATCTATCCACCCACCGCTTTCCACCACCATTCAATCCCATTACCTTTTCCAATTAAAATTCTATACGAGTTTCCATTAATGTTTTCAATTAAAACCTCTTCTCTCCAAATATGTTCAGCTCAGACGCCATTTCCAGAGACTTCATCCACTCCAATCCCTCTCACACCACCAATTTCAAGCATGACGCCAATTTCTTCACCAATCATGATCAACATCAACACCagtagcagcagagctccggatTAGCTCGATACCGGTCGGCGCCGAGCTCCTTCCTTGCGGCGCTTCTCCATTCCAACACGATAATAACAGCAGCAGCGGCGATGAATCGGACGCTTTCTTCTCCGCGCTCATGGAAGCGCCGCCGCGCGATCTCAACCCCAAGAGTAGTATGAAGTGGGAAGATGAGGGAATTTGCAGAAGAGATCGAACATAACTTTCAAATGAGATAAAAATTTGCGTAGCCTAATTTTtctgtgcaatgaccattataccctgtgcaatgaccattataccctgtgcaatgaccattatacccccgccttgttattgtgaaGTAAATTTGTAATAGATgtaactaatttctcctttacaTTTGAAAatcacatgtattaatactagcccttgattttcttgatcttgtggctgtgatttgttctctagttatatgcttaatgggcacttgccctatatcactactctatatatacatCTATAAATGCAAAACTATATCCTTAATAAAAGACTATGGTATGTTTAAACGCAGGTTTACACGGAATATGTGAGTGCATTAATTTTTCTAAAGAGAATTTCTGTACCGttctataaaaattaaattgttcTTTTTATCTTATATATTTGGTTTTATTTCGTTAATTTCCCACTCAATTAGCCAGCTTCATAGATGAACCATTTGGATTTTGGAGACTAATTAATATTCAATGAGAAATTGTTAGATCGCGTGAACAATAGTATTCACCAATTACGCCACATCATATCCAATCaaagtaaaatcaaatattgaaaaaaaaaatgttatgaTTGCTTCACTCTCAGAATTAATGAATTTCTTTTAGTTACTTGTAAAATGTCCTGAGTcgcaataaaaataattttaattgcatctcaattctcaatcaaTTGCATCATTCTTCAATCAATTAACAAGGGGAGTACAACCCAGATTATGATTATGGGTTTCAAATTCTTCTATCAAATTGAGTTAGTTTTACATTGGATAAATATCTAAATTTCATCTATAAAACATCTAAAACAATAGAATAATCTAATTTTCTACCTACCAATAATggtaaaatttgattttaactGAAATGGTTCAAAGATTAAACTGAATTTACAATAATATCTTAcaatatttattactccatgtCCCGCAATAGGAGTCTTATTTAGttatgacacgggttttaagaaatgtaaaaaaagtgggttaaataagttagtggaatatgaatctTACTTATATGTATTAGTCTTATAATAAAATCTGAGTTGAATAAGTTGGTAGAATGTAgggcctacttaccatttatggtaaaagtgaaatataactcttattgtggaacggatcaaaataataaaacatgaatcttattatggaatggagggagtaacattGATCTCGTATGTATCCAAAATTGTTAAACCATTATTCCAATATACCCAAATATATGATTAAAATCAATAGAAAGATTGTAAGCAAAGCAAAATGAGTAGTGCAAACTACAAAGTATTCCCATCATTTTAGGGGGGACACATACATAATGATAATACACGTATATGTGATGTAATCTCAAAGataaaaatcaaattatttcccaaattttaagaaaataataatcCTACACTAATTACTATACAACTCATTTTTGTAGAACTATTCATTTCTCCCTCAATTTCAATATTGAAATCGTACGAATCTTGACTTTTCGTACCAAAATATGACTttcattttgaaatcttctttttaatatatttcGAAACTGTCGTCAGCTTATTAAATAGAAGTAGGAGTATTTAATTAGACAGAAGACTTTGAGTTCGACCAACTCTATAACCATTTAAAATTGGTCACATCTTCCACAAAGTAACTGATCATTCATCATTTTGAGCCAACATCCAGTTTTCGTGAGCCATCCCTTATTCCTAATTTCCAAAATTCCAAAACCATGAAATTCTTAAACATTTAAGTCTTAATTTCATCAAGAAACTGCAGGCTTATTTTGGAATCacattttcttgattcaagaggagaagaagaagagagaagaggcATGATCCATCTCAAGGTAAACACCACTCTTTGTATCTGACTTTTCacttttttgtttagttttatGCTTTCTTGATTCAAGTATACATGATCCTTCACCATCCAAATAATCCGTGACTATTGACTGACGCGTTTCGTCACTAGTTACCGAGGGATCGACTGTCGCCActaaatccgtcactaatcaaTCACATTATTAAAACTGATAATTCATATTTTCTTGCATTTTCAATTCTCtctattttgaatttcttcttGTGTGGCAGGGCGATGGTCGCGATCTGGACTTTCCTATAGAAGTCTTGTTTTACATCGCAATAAGtggtaaatttttatttaaaaactcTGCATTGTTACCATGAGATCTTGTATTTTACTTTTtgcaaattaaatccaaagttgTCATCGTGTACATTAAACAAGCTTGCAACTGATAAAGTTAATGCGTGATTATTACTTCTACCTTTGCTCATTAAATGTTGCTTGCAATAAGGTCTTCCTAGAAATAAAGTTTATTATTAATGAATATGTCCAACTCCTTTCCTAAACGCTATCATATAAGTACTATTATTGATGTTACACTTGATAGGGACGTCACGTTGAGTCTAGTTGCGTTGATATGTCGTTTTAGAATGttgataatataaaataaaaaaaaatgtcgTATATCAAATGAGGGGAGGGAGAAAGTGGCTTatctaaaaaataatattagtaaaaattaataaatttgttgTGAGTAGAGAAAGTGATGAGGATTGAGGTATATGGGATaatatatattgatatattgAGAGTGATCATAAATTAAGGGGTAGTgtctataaatgaaaatgaattaattattgtGGATGCATTCAGATAAACGAACAAAGAATAATGTTTAGAGATAGTTTGATTTACTACTTAAATTGTAATGATCCATTGTGACagatcatttatttatttattttgtggtGATGAAATTTTAGTAGTATTCTTGATGGTGATTGCGTTGATGATGAAACTCTTGTGGGATACCGGCGACGATGGTGGAGGAGCGAGGGTTGGTGAGACGAGTGGTTTATCGCCTTCAAAGGTGGAAGCGTGGTTCATATCTTCGTATGGGACAAATGAGGACGACATTGAGTCGAACGGTGATAAGAGCAGAACTTCATCATCGGACGATTTATACGATGGAAAGATATGTGTGATATGTTATGACGACCAAAGAAGCTGCTTGTTTGTACCTTGTGGACATTCTATTACATGTTACACTTGCGCTAAAAGGTAATTTATGCAAATatcctttcttttttcttttttttaaataaataattgcaacaccaaatttaaaaattatgtcaTCATGAACTCAAATTTGAAACTCTGGACTACATGAATGTATATCATCAAATTTAGCAGAGATTAGATTATTGAAATAAGGTCTTTATATTTGAAATGATGGACCCTTTCTGGAATGTACTTACCTATTGGGATAATATTTTATATGTTTCCAAATATCAATATGTGGCATTATTTTGATtctaattttgtatttttgtagGCTTATAATTGAAGAAATGAAGAGTTGTCCCATGTGCCGGACAGATATTGACAAAGTACGAAAGttgcatattttataaaaacaactTTCTTCATTTTCCTAGCAAGTTTTGTACATAGAGTTCATTTCTAGTAAAAGATGGATACATACACATCTATTGCGTGAGATTTTATTGACACGTATGTGTTTAAGATGGTCCCCTAAATTGTCTTTTTCCATGAAGAAATCATTTCTTCTTGTTTCACTTGAAATTTAATTTAGTACTATAATCAAATGAAGATAGAGTGACTAgtgtattaaaaaatatatccacAACTTGTTTGCcatgtttattttttgttggtaaatatatttaaatttaaagatcGTCTCATTGAAGACTCAATCTGAGACTTTTTACCTTAAACATTAACATCTCTACTGTTTGGTCAACTCATACACACATTGTTCGCCATAACCTTCTTTGTAACCTAATTTAATGTTTTCACTCTTGTCTATGTTTTGATTTTTAACCAACtataaagaaaatataaatgtaaaaaaatatcTTCGGTAAAGAGAATTTATCTGTTTAAAGCCTAATTATTTTCCtctatttaaaattttcttgaGGATATAATAACATAATATCAATGTAAAACGCAACATATTCTCATAGCATCATTAACGCATGGGGCGGGGCCGCAGTCGGGTCCTGGCCCGCGTCACACAACGATGGAGGGGAGGATTTTTcggcctgggccggtcccggggTCAGGCCCGACTCAGGGTTATGCGCATCGGGACGTGCCGCAACGGGGTCCGGCCCAGCGTTAATTGGTGTTCGGGCCGGCCTGCCCTGGCcacaatttcaaattttttgattttttttataaaatcgaAAATTTATCTATAAAATACCACTCCATCCATTTTCATATCTATTTAACTTCATTTCTCTccctaaaattcaaaaaaatgcaTCCTCGTCAAAGACCAATCGACGCTCAAATGGCCCGAATGTTAGAGGCGGCAataccggcaatccaagaagaaatcaacaaagAAGTGGAACACTAccaagctgctattcaagcttggaacgaaTAACAAGTCTAGGTACCACGTACTCGGATAtatattcaccgagaccgtgaacaagctggTTTGCGGCTTTTCACatattatttctctagagatctgcgatggagtgatcagatgttccgtcgccggttccggatgcggaggcctttgttcCTGCGCATTGTCAACGCAGTTGTAGCTTGTGACTCGTATTTCTGCCAAACCACCGATGCTGTGGGCCGGCAAAGTATATCGACTTTGCAGAAATGCACATCTGCCATacgtcaactcgcttacggaactatagcagatatgttcgatgagtatctccatgtaagcgagcaTACTGTACGGGATTGCCTAGCTAAATTCTGTCGGGCAGTCatcgaagcattcaaggatacatacttgagaaagccaacgaccgacgacgttagtAAGTTGGTGAACATGCACGAGCGGACCCAtggcttcccggggatgcttggcagcatcgactgtatgcactggcagtggaagaattttccaacggcttggagaggacaatacactagagggcacaagggcacacatcccacgattgtgttggaggccgttgccgaccaacgattgtggatctggcatgcctactttggtgtcgcgaggtcgaacaacgacctcaatgtgttgaacgagttTCCAATGTTCAACGACTTGTGTACCGGGCGAGCgccgaacgtagagttcacggccaaccaccgttagtatagtatggggtactatctggcagacgggatctaccctcgatggcccgtgttcgtgaagactatcacatgtCCGACAACGGATCGGAGGGCATTGTTTGCCGAAAGGCAAAaggcggctcggaaagatgGGGAGCATGCATTCGAAgtcctccaagcacggtgggctatTGTGAAGGGAAcggcccgtggttggcagcgTCCACTAATggccgacatcatgtatgcatgtatcataatgcataacatgatcgttgcAGACGAGGAAGAAAATGTaactttgtggagcgacgatccgctcTCCAGCACCGGGAGTAACTACACTGTCACCGCCCCGCCCGTGCAGGGCGTTCCTcccgacatccgcaatgtcatggtccgttcagctgcgatgcgccaagacGAACTACACACTCACCTCCAAGTCGATCTAATTGAAGCATGGGCGTATCTACATACAAGAAGagaggggcaattgccccacctcacattttcatattcatatatatatagtgtattttacaatttaattttttcaatttcttcttaaatgcccctcctcaaattcttaaaattctctCATATGTAAACTTGCCCCTCTCCCTACAAATTACTAGCTCCGCCCCTGAATTGAAGAGATTTGGACACgcaccaacgttttccagcGTTAGcgttatgttttaatttttttttgtatttttaaatttctatgttgtaattttcaatttccgAATGAAGAACAACTTTTCTATGTTTTAAACTTtcggtgttttttattttacgcaTAAAATAGATTGTAaattgtgaatagtgcaatttaatagttgtggtCAGGGATGGGGCcagcagggttagagcagttgtggcctgagactcaaatttaggagaatgatgatgtggaaggggacttggggcctgaaatGGGGATagggttagaggatgctctcatAACATCTACCAAATTTGATTGTGATTCATCTTAACGGTACAAAAGCATTAGATTGTTTCTGAATTAATCTAAGTATGGGTGATATACACACAAAATCTACGCAATCACCAAAAAATAAGCTAGTCACTTGACATGTCACGGTTGCTCAAGTAACAAGGAGACTTGATAATTTGATATCTAATCTCAGTATCCACACAATCACTTGAATTTCTTATCTCAACTGTCTCACACATACAAACAAAAGCTTTACAAGTTGCTCCATCCATTCCATAGTAATatagtcatttctctttttagtaaaagtaacacatttctccatacctactttactctttatCCTCTCTTCATCTGTctaccttttttattttctactttattctccctttacttaactcacctaacacaattttcttaatctccgtgccgaaaagaaacgcctccattactatggaacggagagagtataattcAAACATATTGGTCCAGCATCTCATCAACTGTGGCATACTTAACATCTGGATATAGCTCCGATGCCTCGACTCCAAACGACGGCTCAATCACAAAGTTGGTCTGATCTCCCTTTACAAAAACAGAGTGCATTATGCCTAGTCTCACATTTAAAGGGGATGAGGCTTCtgcaaaaaaaacataaattcaCAATTCAGGACATTCAAAAGATCTAGACTAGATTAAGAAGCAAAGCCTATATTCTCACCTTGGATGTCTTTAAGCACTTGCTCCTCCGGAACATACACCCGTTTGAGTTTTTTGCCTATCTTGTTCTCCCACAACGTCGTTAGGTCATTCATGGAAATAGTATTGGCAACTGGTCTAATGTAGAGGATCTTATTTAATGTTCTTGGATCATCCACAGCTTTGATGGTGTAAGTGGCTATGTCTTCTTCCTTATTATATACAGCTGCAACAAGAAAAGGGAACATAGGAGTGTGATAATCAGGGTTCAAGACTACGCCATCACCCATTTCGTTTTAGACTTTTAGAGTTCGAGAAATGAACAACAAATCTTGACAGACCAAGAACTAAGACATCACCCACTTCATTAAAGGGAGCAATTAGGTGATCATATATCACTATCATGCACTTTTTCTATGGTGATTGAAATTCCCTAATACTCCCTACCTCTCAGGAAGGATGAATCCCCCCATCCACCCCCTCCTCTGGCCATCTTCTAATCGAAATATTTGACTATGCACGGATTTAAGTATTTGAAGGGATAAAATGATCCAACAACGATGATTAAAAAAGGCTTCACTTGTAAGTACCTTTCATGTTCCCATCTCCTAAGATGACAACTTTGTCTCTTGGAGGATTTGTGGCATCCAACTGAGCCAGTGTTCTAATAAACACACCAGCGAAGAAGTTGCACGAGACGTAGGTATAAGGAACCCTGCTGCCTCCACAACACGACGGAACTGAGCTTTGTGTTGGAACACTGATGTTGCAGGCTCAACAGAGTGGACGCGGTCAACATCATTTCCAAATTCCGATGGAAAGAATCTCTGGATTGCCATCAAACACCACGAAAAATCATGCACGAATTTGTCGTAAAAGACCGAATCCGATCAAACAccaataaaactatcattctacaCAAGAGGAAAGGAGGCTAATTGTGCATTATGATTGGCATTAGTCAATAACAGAACCGAATGTGAATTCCTCATAAAATTCAATTcagaaatttaaataaagcaATCTTCATTCTGCAGATTTGTTATGCAGATCTAAGGTACCTTAACATTACCAGCCTCTTTAATAGCAGCTAGAATCCGATCCTGATCATTCAACTGAGCGTATCCAACGGCTGAGATCACCACATCAACTTGTTTAATTGCTCTCACTAAGCTCTCGTGTTCATACATATCTCCCTACACCATTTTCAGTTAACCAAAAATTGAAttcaaatgtcaataattatGAATGTATAGAAACTGAATGCAAACTAAAACTgaaattaaaagtgaaaaacGTGAGAATCGAGCTCACGTGTATGAAATTGACGCCGGAATCTCTGAAGCTTTGGATTAGTTCAGACTTTTGGCGCTTAGAAAGAGTGGAGTCTCTGATTAAGGCGAAAGTAGGATGAGCGGCAGCGACGGAGGCTTGGACGATGAATTTTCCGATGTATCCAGTGCCGCCGATGATGAGAATCTTACTCTTTCCGGTCATTTTGAAGGATTCGATGGCGACAGACGGTTGGGGAGAAGAATATTTGTTGGGTTGTAAAGTGATTAGACGATTTCTCTTTTCTGCAATACTGGTAATTAATACTAATAGCAAAAAGATTGATTACATCTGCATTTAAACAATCCTCAGTCGAATTGTAATTCAAATTCTCTCACATTAAATCATACAATTATAGTACAACAAATTAGGCTACAATTTGAAGATTAAAGTGGAATCTCACCTTAATGTTTTGATAGAATTAGGATTAGGAACTTTAACCTTGATGGAGGGTGAAAGGAGTGTGTGACGGTGGAGGGGATAATTACACCgtacatacaaaatgtttcatcaatgttttaattttatataaagaGTTTTAAGTTagcatatatcatacaaaaagtttgattAGTGCTTCAAAATTAGTACATTCCGTCAAATATCACTAACACCGTtacttttttcttgtttttcatGTCTAAAATCACGCCCTGCAAAATGTAAACTAAAAAATGTCTAAtacagagagagaaaaaaaagaggaaatgtaAACTCCCTGCAAAATGTAAACTAGAAAATGTataatagagagagagaaaaagaggaaATGTAAACTAGAGTTGGAGAACGATTACGACACTATTCGCATAAAGTTTTAGTCTCTATTAGGCATTAGCATGATTTTGGAATCCTTGAATAGTTTATCCCGTGTTAGACTAACCTTAGCACTGTATCTACTACCACAAAATATCATCATAATCATTCATTCAGAGATCTAGAACGACCACAACTTCAAGAAGATAGATGCCATTGATTCACAAGATATATTGAGGAAATCCTTTTGTCTCCTTCTTCCATCTGAGGGTAATTACATTGCTATTGTTTTAGGTTTGTCTGCAATGCTTgctccttttcctttttttaagaGCTTGGCTGTTGCATAAACTTCTTCAAATGTCTGCAGACTTTCTTTAAAATGCTTCGTCTAGAAATAAGTGAAAAACTCAGAATTATAACACACTGAATATGatgaaaaacaagaaaaaagtaATAGTGTTAGTGATATTTGACGGAATGTACTAATTTGAAATACAAAtcaaacattttgtatgatatatgttaacttaaaactttttgtactaaattgaaacattgatgaaacattttgtatgcaTTGTGTAATTACCCCACGGTGGAGCAGTGACGGCAGTTGAATATCGGAAAAAGGCGGTTTCACGGTGGAAAAGAGACCGGCCCGACAAGGATCAAGAATGCTCTCACTAAATAAATTGATGGGCTTCTTTAATTAAGGCCCAAATATATTCCTATTTTCTCTATTAAGTCCCACATATGTCGCACTGATCAATTTAAGTATTTAGTGTTCCCTAAAATTCAAACAGTGACACACACATATTTACAATTGCACGATATTATTATCAACCTAATTACTCCTTCCATCCTACAATAATACGCCCTCCTTTTTTAGAAGgatatgcattttctaaatttaaaaaCTCTATTATCTGTAACGAGTTGAGACTCATTCTCcgctaataatactttaattacttatttttctacttctattttaatttaccaattacacattaaaactcgtgcttaACCAAAAGTGCATTTTTTATGGGATTGGGGAGTATCTCAAAATAGTTgtgttatttctttttttttaataaaaacttatcatctctcatattttaccctctcttcatccctcttactttattctctttcctAATTTAGCCTCTTCACTTTAacatatcaatttcttaaattttgtgtccaaaagaaatgtccaactatcttgggacggagTTCATATTTCTCCatctaaattattattaataatttaaacgCCACATCAGATAATTAGTGTGTTGAAGCTGAGATCTTATGCAACATACATGCAAACGAGCTGGAGCGAAAGGAAATCAGAAATGAAGAAGACCGTTGGAAAAGTAGCCGTTGGTGTCGGTTGGAAGTTAGTTGTGACAGCTGGCGGTTGGTTAGGATTTAGTTATGAGCTTAGATATTTTACTTAGCTCATTTGGTGAGCAAGCTTAGATAGTATAAATAGCTTTCTTTTCAGCTGATTGTATTTTCGAGTTTGATACAACAATCAATAAGAAATCAAGTTTCCGTTTTGTTATCTCTTCTCTCTCAGTTTGTGTAGTTTTAGTTCTTTGAGTGTTTTTGTTATAATGAGTGTTTTTTGAgtttctacatggtatcagaaGTAAACACCGTGTTTCCGCTCCAATCTCTACTTTAATCTTCATCATTCACGATGAACAATCGTGGCAATCGTGGTAATCGCGGAGGAGATGTAATCGTACCTGCCGATGATCATAGCAGCCCTTACTATCTTCATCCTAGTGATAGTCCTGGTCTTCAGCTTGTTCCTCACGTTCTCATTGGATCCAATTACATCAATTGGAGCAGATCAATCACCACTGCTCTCATTGCGAAGAACAAGCTGCAGTTTGTCGATGGTTCTCTGATTCGACCAAATGATGATGATCTCCTCTATTCCGCTTGGATTCGTTGCAATAGTATGGTGGTATCGTGGTTACGCAACTCTGTTTCTCCTCAAATCTGCTCCAGCGTCATGTATCTGGACAATGCTTATGAGGTTTGGTCTGATCTTCATGAACGTTTTTCTCAAGCTGATTCAGCTAGATCTTATCAATTAAAGCAAAAACTTATGGCTCTTGTGCAAGGAAATTCTGATGTTAGCACATATTTTACAAATCTTCGAATTGTGTGGGATGAATTCAAGCATACACAACCTGCTGCTTGGTGCACTTGTGGTAATTGTAGGTGCAACAGTGCATTGCGTTGGCATACACACCAGGAAGATGAATGCACAATTCAATTCCTTATTGGTTTGAATTCCTCATACTCTCAGATCAGATCCACTATTCTATCTACCGTGCCTTTACCTTCTCTATCCAAAGCGTTTGCTcttgttgctcaagaagagagACAACGAACTATCGATAGTACTATGATGAACTCTTCCCCAGTTTCATCCAGTGAACAGCCGTTTAGCATCCATGCAGCCTCTTCAAATTTTGGCCGTGGAAGATTGCTATGTTCTCATTGTGGTCGAAATAATCACACTGTTGATAGATGTTTTTCTCTACATGGATTTCCTCAAGGTTATGGCCGAGGAAGAGGAAAACCTCCTTACAGAGACTTCTCTACTCCTAAGGTCAATTATGTTGAAGAATCACCTACTGAGGATGGTGACAAAACTGTCACCAGTTCGCTGCCCTCTTCAACCACTTCTCCATCTACAGATCAACTTCAGCAGCTCATTTCTCTACTGCAATCTCAGTTTGCTGCCATTTCTACATCAACTACTCCACAGCTTTCA is part of the Salvia splendens isolate huo1 chromosome 6, SspV2, whole genome shotgun sequence genome and encodes:
- the LOC121806799 gene encoding baculoviral IAP repeat-containing protein 8-like isoform X1; translation: MIHLKGDGRDLDFPIEVLFYIAISVVFLMVIALMMKLLWDTGDDGGGARVGETSGLSPSKVEAWFISSYGTNEDDIESNGDKSRTSSSDDLYDGKICVICYDDQRSCLFVPCGHSITCYTCAKRLIIEEMKSCPMCRTDIDKVRKLHIL
- the LOC121806799 gene encoding baculoviral IAP repeat-containing protein 8-like isoform X2 — translated: MIHLKGDGRDLDFPIEVLFYIAISVFLMVIALMMKLLWDTGDDGGGARVGETSGLSPSKVEAWFISSYGTNEDDIESNGDKSRTSSSDDLYDGKICVICYDDQRSCLFVPCGHSITCYTCAKRLIIEEMKSCPMCRTDIDKVRKLHIL